CACCCGCCGCTGGACCCTGGCGGCGTGGACGTTCCTGACCGCCGGCATCATGCTGGGCGGCTGGTGGTCCTACGAGGTGCTCGGCTGGGGTGGCTACTGGGCCTGGGACCCCGTGGAGAACGCCTCGATCCTGCCCTGGTTCACCACCACCGCGCTGCTGCACTCGGTCATGGTCCAGGAGCGCCGGGCCACCCTGCGGGTGTGGAACCTGTCGTTGGCGGCCTCCACCTTCCTGCTGGTCATCCTCGGGACGTTCCTGACCCGCAGCGGCGTCGTGGCCAGCGTCCACGCCTTCTCACAGTCCGCGATCGGTCCGGCCCTCCTCGGCTTCTTCACCGTCGTCCTCGTGGGTGTGCTCGCGCTGTTGGTGTGGCGGTCCGAGCGGCTCGGTCCGGTCGACCGACTGGAGGCCGGCGTCTCCCGGGAGGCGGTGTTCCTCGGGAACAACGTGATCCTGGTCGGCCTGGCCGTCACGGTGCTGATCGGCACCGTGTTCCCGTTGCTGGTGGAGGCGGTCAACGGCGACCGGTTGAGTGTCGGTGCGCCCTACTTCGACCGCATGGTCATCCCCCTCGCCCTGGTGATGTTGATCCTGATGGGTGTCGGCCCGATGGTCCCCTGGGGTGTCGGTGACCCCCGGGCACTCGGTCGCCGTCTGGCGGTGCCTGCCGCGCTCGGCCTGCTGACCGTCGCCGCACTCGGCATGTCGGGCCTGGACGGCGTGGCGCCGCTGCTGACCATCGGCATCGGCGTGTTCGTCCTGGCCACGATCGCTGACCGGGTCGTGACCGGTTGGCAGGCCACCCGGACCGCGACAGGGTTGCCCCCGCTGCCGGCGCTGTGGCGCACCCTGGTCCGCCGACGGCGCCTGTACGGCGGTCTGCTGACCCATGTGGGGCTGGTGCTGGCCGCCGTGGCGATCGGCGCGTCATCCTCCTACAGCGTGGACGGGCAGCAGACGCTCGCGATCGGCGAGTCCTTCAGTGTGGGTGGCTACACCGCGACCCTGGACTCCATCACGCCAGAGCGCACCGACCGGAAGATGACCATCAGCGCCCAGGTCGCGATCGCCGACGGGGACGACGCGCTCGGCGTGTACGAACCGGCGCTCAGCTTCTATCCGGCGGCCGCGCAGGCCATCGGCACGCCGTCGGTGCGGACGGGGCTGGTCGAGGATGCCTACCTGCTGCTGTCCTCTGTCGACGACGACCGCACGGAGGCGACCATCCGCCTCATCATCAGTCCACTGGTGCTGTGGCTGTGGGTCTCCGGTGGCGTCATGGTCACCGGTGCGGCGGTGGCCGCCTGGCCGGACCGGCGGCGACACGAGCCGGCCCCGGTGCTCGTCGATGCACCGCCGCGAGAGGAGGTGCGCGCGTGACTGCCCTGACCGACGATCGCATGGACCCGCGTACGGACCCGGAGGACACCGACCTCGCTGAGGAGGAGTTGGCTTCGCGGCGGCGGCGGTGGCCGATCCTCGTCGTCGTCCTCCTCCTCGTCCTCGGCAGCATCGCGGTCCTGAGCACGGGGTTCGGGCGCGACCCGACCGTCATCGACACGGTGCTGATGGACCAGCCTGCACCGCCGTTGTCAGGTCCGACCCTGAACGGCGGTACCGCCGACATCGCCGACTACGCGGGCCAGGTGGTCGTGGTCAACGTGTGGGCGTCGTGGTGCGTGCCCTGTCGTCGCGAGCACCCCCTGCTCATCCGCGCCG
The nucleotide sequence above comes from Euzebya pacifica. Encoded proteins:
- a CDS encoding heme lyase CcmF/NrfE family subunit translates to MNNVLGTGALSLGFVAAIAATGWWILGVRHARLRPRARRLTVAMAVSAAIACGVLVYALVTHDFSVRYVAENGGRAVPLYYTVISLWAALEGSLLLWLLVLSGYAVLVMRHVHPRAAVLHPWAMAVICGVAVFFFGLALFAGNAFQPVSPVPADGPGPNPLLQDHPLMGVHPPLLYLGYVGLTVPFAYAVAALITGRTGRGWLVATRRWTLAAWTFLTAGIMLGGWWSYEVLGWGGYWAWDPVENASILPWFTTTALLHSVMVQERRATLRVWNLSLAASTFLLVILGTFLTRSGVVASVHAFSQSAIGPALLGFFTVVLVGVLALLVWRSERLGPVDRLEAGVSREAVFLGNNVILVGLAVTVLIGTVFPLLVEAVNGDRLSVGAPYFDRMVIPLALVMLILMGVGPMVPWGVGDPRALGRRLAVPAALGLLTVAALGMSGLDGVAPLLTIGIGVFVLATIADRVVTGWQATRTATGLPPLPALWRTLVRRRRLYGGLLTHVGLVLAAVAIGASSSYSVDGQQTLAIGESFSVGGYTATLDSITPERTDRKMTISAQVAIADGDDALGVYEPALSFYPAAAQAIGTPSVRTGLVEDAYLLLSSVDDDRTEATIRLIISPLVLWLWVSGGVMVTGAAVAAWPDRRRHEPAPVLVDAPPREEVRA
- a CDS encoding TlpA family protein disulfide reductase, which produces MTALTDDRMDPRTDPEDTDLAEEELASRRRRWPILVVVLLLVLGSIAVLSTGFGRDPTVIDTVLMDQPAPPLSGPTLNGGTADIADYAGQVVVVNVWASWCVPCRREHPLLIRAAEALEPYGVQFIGMNTQDTVEDARAFMDEMGGLPYPSVLDPDGRWAVEWGTFGVPETFVIDTAGRIRAKRIGELTEGWIVDAVGPLVGAP